CTGGGCGTACAGTGGTTTCGCTACGTCATGAATGAACAAAACGAGGCTGGTATCCTCACACCTGTTGCTTATTCGCCAGAAAGAAACTTTGAATCGGGTAGATATTATTTCAGGGTTTCTGTAGTCAATTGGGATCGAATGATTGCTTCTTTACAACAAAAGTCTGTACATCCTAGCCAGTTTGACCAAACGTCTATAGAATATCAGCTTGAGCATCTGTTTACGGTTGCAGAAGATCAATATGAAGTGAACAATACCATTCATCAAGCAGCACTCATTGATATTATGAAAATTGAATATATTGAAGAAGGAAATCCGTATATCACGGTTCAAGGGACTTTGCATCGCGATGGAGATTTAGACTGGTATCAGTTAGATTTACCAAATCCCGGGGAAGTAATATTGGAGGTCGTTAACGACTACGGTAGATTGGATCCAGTTCTAACCATATCACGAACATTAAGCTCAACTGCTTCGCGATATACGGTCATTGATGACCATCCCCAAGGGGCGGGGGAATACTGGCGAGGAAATGTCGAGGCGGGTAAGTTCTATTTCATGGTGACTGACTACCAACGCGCCAAACATCCGATTCCTTATGAAATTCGTATCACATACATTCAAAAGTACGTCGATTCATGGGAGCCGAATAATCAACGCTACGTCGCGCCTGCCATTATGAAGGATCACGATGTCTATGCGTTTCTCAACGGAAACCAAGATCGAGATTGGTTTGCTTTCTATATTGAAGAAGACACCTATGTTGACATTGATTTTACGGCATTAGTACCAAAGCATAATCTAGATGGTGTAGAATTTGCGATGAACATCTTCGAATCGACAAAGGGTACCTATACGTATTCGAAATCTGTGGCCAATATGCGCGAGTTGCTGTATCACAATATTTTCTCGCCGGGTGTGTACTATATTGAACTGATGAAGAGTGGAGTAGAGTCTACGAATAACCTTCAGATTCCATACAAACTTCGTCTCACAAAGAAACCAGTAGGAGAAATCAACCGAGCGAACATGAAGGTTGTGTTAAAGGATTTATACAACCCAGAATTAGAGAAAGCTGTTTATGAGTTAGTCAATCGAAATATAGTACAAGGCTTTCCAGATCAAACATATAGACCATTAAAGCCATTGACCCGTGGAGAGTTAGTAACGCTCATACTTCGTTCAAAGAATATAGATATTACAAAAGAGGCACTAGCAATTCCAAAGCGTTTGACAAATCAAGATATACAATCGAATCATTGGGCCTATGATGCGATGAAAGTCGCAATGCAAAGAAAGATCATTGTTGGATACCAAGATCAGACACTAAGGCCCGATGCATTTGTAACGCGCGCAGAACTGGCAGTCATGTTACGTAGGGCGCATTCTGAATCGTATCAAGAATTAAAAGCCATCGGCAATCTACCTGCTATGCCTGATGTAGCGAAGCAACACTGGGCGCATTATGATATTTCTATCAATGTATGGATGGGTTTTGTCGAGAGTTTTGGTGATGATTACTTTAAACCAGATAAAAATGCGGACCGAGAGCAAGTGGCTTTGGCTTTACACAGAATTTTAGAAAGAAAATTATAGACTAACGAAAATAGACAGACGAATTAAGATAACTTGTGACGAGATAACTTCTAGATGGGGAGGAACAACAATGAAGAAATGGACATCATTAATCGCATTTTCATTACTAGCTATGTTACTATTTGTGGGGCATGCTTTAGGAGTACAGTTCTTATCAACAGTACCAGGGTCAACAGACGATCCACTTGTAACCAAGAGCTATGTAGATGAATTATTAAAGAGTTATACACCGCAACAGAATACTGGAAATATTACTGCGTTAGAGCAAGAAATGACACGTAAAATGACAGAGTACGAGCAGAAAATTCAGACATTGATTAATAACGCGTCGGGACAAATCGGAGGAAATGAATTAATAGTTGTACAATTGTTCCCGGGGGATATACTAATTGGTGTGGCTGGAACAGAAATAATTGTCCGTAGCGGCAAGACGATGATTGTCGCAGAAGAAAATGGGATACCAGATGTAACAGCAGGAAAAGACTTGGGAAAAGGTACGGTTGTACCGCATAACCATCAATTATTAGTACCGCGGGCTGATGGCCGTGGAATCGTTGCAGATCAAGCGTCGACCTTGCCTGTATATGTGATGGTACGTGGTGGATATGAACTGCGCAAAGTTCAATAAATATCACGCCTATAACAGTTTGAAGATTTTTTTCGACAATTTGTGATAAAGAAAACTTAGTTCAGATGGAGTTTTTACTCCACCTGAACTCTAGTTGCACTTATTTCGAAGCTTGGCGGCACTTATCTCCCGCTTTCACCTCAGGTACGTAATGGTTCTAACTATTTTAAAATAGAAGAACCATTCAGTAGAAGTGGGAGTATTAGTAAACGCCGCTGAGATAATCATTGACATTGAAGGTTAAATACATTAATATAAGCGCGATGCATAATGTTTAGGAGGGCTGCTATAATGGCTGAAGAAAAGCGTAGATATTTATTTACTTCAGAATCGGTTACAGAAGGACACCCAGATAAAATTTGTGACCAAATTTCTGACTCAGTGTTAGATGCAATTTTTGCAGAAGACCCAAATGCTCGAGTAGCATGTGAAACATCAGCAACTACTGGACTTATCTTAGTTGCAGGAGAAATCACAACTGCCTGCTATGTAGATATTCCAAAGATTGTACGTAAAACAATTAATGAAATCGGGTATAATAGCGATTTTTACTTTGATGGAAATACATGTGCTGTTTTAACAGCGATTGATGAACAATCTCCTGATATTGCGATGGGAGTCGATAGAGCACTAGAAGCTAAAGAAGGCTTAATGTCTGATGAGGAAATTGAAGCAATCGGTGCTGGTGACCAAGGTTTGGTATTTGGTTTTGCAGTGAATGAGACAGAAGTACTTATGCCGTTACCGATTTACTTAGCTCATAATTTATCTCGCCGCTTAGCAGATGTTCGTAAAAATGGTACTTTGAACTATTTAGGACCAGATGGCAAAACGCAAGTAACTGTGGAATACGATGGGGACAAGCCTGTTCGTATTGATGCAATTGTTGTTTCTACACAACATAAAGCAGAGATTACTTTGGAGCAAATTAAGGAAGACATCCGTAAGCATGTAATCGATCCAGAAGTACCAGCGAACTTAATTGATGAGAATACGAAGTTCTTCATTAACCCAACGGGACGTTTCGTAATTGGTGGCCCTGTTGGTGATGCTGGGTTAACTGGCCGTAAAATCATTGTAGATACATACGGTGGTTATGCTCGTCACGGTGGCGGAGCTTTCTCTGGTAAGGATCCTACAAAGGTTGACCGTTCTGGAGCATATGCTGCTCGTTACGTTGCGAAGAATATCGTAGCTGCTGGCCTTGCTAGCAAGTGCGAAGTTCAAATCGCTTACGCAATTGGTGTAGCTCGTCCAGTATCTGTAATGGTAGATACTTTTGGCACTGGAAAAGTTAGTGAAACTTTACTTACTGATCTAGTAAACAAGCACTTTGACTTACGCCCTGCTGGAATCATTAAGATGCTTGATCTGCGTCGTCCAATTTACAAGAAGACTGCTGCTTACGGACATTTTGGCCGTAATGACCTAGATCTTCCATGGGAAAAGACAGATAAAGCAGAGTTACTAAAGCAAGAAGCAGGTTTATAAAAAAATAAAAGTGATATTTAGAGGAGGGAACCTTTTCTCTAAGTATCACTTTTTCTATTCTTTTTAATGCATGTTGTTATCTGCTGTTATTGGAACTGAAAGGCTTGTTTTTGTCCCTTAATATATTGAGGGCTAGTCTTGCACTTTCCTGGGCGGAAGGCTTAAGCTTTTGCACTTGCTCGACAAGGAAATTTCGCTGTGCTTCAAGGTGGTTGATTTTTGATGAGACATCATCTAATAACTTCTCTGTTGTGATTGTCTCTACGTGATCTGGCATTGGGTAGCCAACGCTTTCCACAAAGCGGTCAATCTTCGGATCATACGATAAAGCAGTAAATGGGATTCCTAGAATACCAGCAAGGATGAGCGCGTGAAGCCGCATTCCAATCATATATTGTACATTACCAATCATACTAACGACATCGCGAAAGTTCATGTTCTTCTCGTCAATAAGGATAGCATCCTGGTAATGTTTCATTTTCCTTATGATTTCTTGGGACGGAGCTATATCCATCGGATGGTGCATAGGGATGAATACAACTTTCCAACCTTGGGTAACAAGGGAATCCGCAGCGGCTGCAAGGCTGTCAAGATATGCTCGCTCCTTACGCCAGACGCGAATCGAAATTCCGGCAATACGTTCTGTCGAGTGAAGCCCGTATTTTTCAAAGATACGTTTCCCGATTGTTAAGTCAATGTGACTCGGATTAATAGCTAAAGCAGGGTCCGTCGTTAGGTACATCGGCGGATTGTGGATGCCCATGCCTTGAAGTTCCAATAGTGACTTGTAATCCCTTACGGTAATGATATCGACTTTATTGGCCACATGTTTCATCAGGTGCTTACTGACAGAATGGGTAATAGGCCCAATTCCTTGGGCATAAAAAACAATCGGCTTGCCCATCTTTTTTGCAAGCCAAGCAATGCCAAGATAATATATAACACTACGCGGGCTTGTGACATCCTGTAGAAGGCTGCCACCACCCATAATTAGTAGGTCGGACTTTTTTAGTTGTTCGTAGATTTCTGATAAAGACCATCGGTTATAGGCTTGAATGCCAAAAAGTTTAGCAGTTAACTCAGGCTGATTCGACAATACAGCTAGTTCTAAAGACGATTCTTCGGAATAGCCTTGCTGTAAAGCTGTAATAATTCCGTCAAGAACGGTATCGTCCCCAGTATTGTTAAAACCGTAATAACCGGATATTAGAATTCGTGGCATGCGTGCGCCTCCGTAGTGAAACTTGTCTGATAGCAAATACGTATATAGTATATCAATAGAAAGAAAGTTTGAAAAGCGCATTGCAAGATATTCTAAATTTCGATAAAATAGTATAGGCTTTAAATATGATGTAGAATTGTGTAATCCGCAATGATAATGAAGACTTAGTTTTAACATCAATGAATGAGGGGAAACAACTGAGATGACGAGAAAGCGTATGCATAAAAAAACAAGGACTGCCCTCATTGTAATTACAGTGATTGCGGTTACGATTGTAGTAAGTGCTGTATTGGGCGTGAGTGTGCTAAAGGGATTTATGAAAGACAGTTATAAACCTCTGCCAGGTTCTACAGAAACACCAGAACAAGCAGCGAAAGATGCGAAGAAGAATTTAGACTCTTTTACCATATTGTTATTAGGAGTGGACTCGCGAGAAGGTGAGCGAGGTGCTCGCTCAGATACTGTAATTTTGGCAACGGTCAATCCGCATTTAGAAGAAGTCATGCTATTGTCATTGCCACGTGATACGTATGTCAATATCCCGAAGTATGGGAATACGAAATTAAATCATGCGATGGCTTATGGTGATGTGCCACTCGTGAAGGAAACGATTGAGAATTTCCTATCTATAAAAATTGATCATTACATGACGATAGACTTTGAAGGTTTTCGGGAAGCTATCGATGTCCTTGGTGGCATTAATATAGATGTGCCTAAGAATATGCGATATTATGATCCGACAGATGGTACGAATATCAATTTAAAAAAAGGCTATCAGCTACTCGATGGGAAAAATGCGTTGGACTATGTAAGGTTTAGAGCGGATGCAGAAGCAGACTATGGCCGCATGCGTAGACAACAGGAGTTCATTCGAGCGATTGCGGAGAAAGCCACAGAATTCACATCTGTGACTCGTGTTATACCATTTATTGAGAAGGTTACTAGCGGTGTAAAGACGGATATCTATCCGACAAAGATGGAGTTATTAATCCGTAAGTTCTTCGGAGTGCGTGGAGATGCGATTCAATCGTTTGCGCTAGAAAGCCGTAGCTATATTGGCAACGATGGCATATGGTATGTAGATATCACGAAGCAAGAGCGTGAACGTATTCGTACTACACTAACTGAATTCAAAAAAATGAAGACAAAACCTGCACCTCTTCAAGAGGAACTATCAGATAAAGATACAGCAGATAATCAAAGTACTAAAAATCAGAGCAATCAAAGCAATAAAAAAGCAGGAGTGGAGGGGTCACGATAATGGATCGGACCAATTCATCAGCCATTGCACCGGCAGTTCCAACGGTCGATATCCTGGGGATTCCATTCTCTACAATGACATTGGAAGAGACTGTACAGTATTGCCAAACGATGATTGAATCAGGGCAACCACATCACATGGTCACTGCCAATCCAGAGATTGTGATGATGGCTCAAGAGAATCAGGAATTTCGTAACATTATTAAAAAAGCGCAGCTAATCACTTGCGATGGTACTGGGGTTGTCTGGGCAACACAATACACCGAATTCCCTGCACAGGAGAGAGTTACTGGCTATGATGTTACACTGCGATTATTCGATTTGTGCGAAAGGGACGGGTACTCCGTATATTTCGTTGGCGCCAAGCCTGCAGTGATTGAGAGAGCAGTAGTAAATGTTCAAAAAAAATGGCCAAAACTAACGATAGCAGGGTATCATCATGGGTATTTCGGGCCTGGTGATGAAGAGAAAATCTGTGATGAAATTATGGAAAAGAAACCATCCATTTTGTTTGTCGCATTAGGCGCACCGAATCAAGAGTTTTGGATTTCTAAATACAAAGAATTGTTGAATGTGCCATTGGCAATCGGTGTAGGTGGGAGCTTCGATGTGATATCTGGAACCGTTAACCGTGCACCTATGTTATGGCAGAAACTAAGGATCGAATGGCTATACCGCTTGATTCAACAGCCATCTCGATGGCGAAGAATGTTATTGCTACCAAAGTTCATGATTGCTGTTTGGAAGGCCAAAAAATAGTACTAGTTTTTTACAAAAAACGTGTTATGATAGTATGGAATGTAAACAAGACGTCAACATATGATTAAGAGAATGATAGTATAGTTAAGCAAATAACGATAGATAAAGACTTATCATTAGAAAAAAATAGAGACAAAACGGGGAAGGAATTACTGGATGAATACACTTTTTGCTTATGCGGGCCTGTTTTTGATGGCTATTAGTATTGCGTTAATAGCTACGCCGCTTGTGAAAAAGCTAGCGATTTTAGTAGGCGCAGTCGATCAGCCGGATCCAAGAAAAGTGCATACAAAAATCATGCCTCGTATGGGTGGTTTAGCGGTTTATATCGCTTTCATGGTGACATTAGCATTTGAACTTAAATTTAATATTATAAATATTAATAGTGTGCTACTAAATACTACACAGTTTTACGGATTTTTACTGGGTGGCACGATTATCATAATCATTGGATTGATTGATGATCGCTACCAGATTTCTGCGAAATATAAGTTCCTAGGACAGATTATTGCTGCGGGCGTTGTCATGTATGCAGGGATTAAGGTTCAATTTATCACCTTGCCGTTTGAAGGAACATTTGAATTTGGATGGTTTAGTATTCCGTTTACGTTGTTATGGATTATCGGGGTTACGAACGCGCTGAACCTCATTGATGGGTTAGACGGTCTAGCAGCGGGCGTTGCATCGATTGCCTTGGCAACGGTAACGATTATCGGATTTGCTATGGGGAACACAGTCGTTGCATTTATGGCGCTACTGTTATTAGGTAGTACCCTTGGATTCTTACGCTATAACTTCTTTCCAGCGAAGATTTTTATGGGTGATACAGGGGCCTTATTCTTAGGTTATAACCTAGCGATTTTCTCCATTCTTGGATTTAAGCATGTAACGTTGGTATCATTTATTATTCCAATTTTAATTCTTGGTGTGCCGATTGCCGATACACTTTTTGCGATATTACGTAGATATTTATCGAAGCAACCGATTAGTATTGCAGATAAGAACCACCTTCATCACTGTCTATTGAAAAAGGGTTGGTCGCATCGTACGACTGTACTGATTATTTATGGAATTAGTATCTTCTTTAGTCTTACGGCGATTATATTCTCGCAAGCAGAAGTGTGGGTAGCCTTTACGGTACTCGGAGTATTATTCGTAATCACAGCGATTGGTGCCGAAAGCATCAATATCCTGAATACAAGACGTCAGCCAATTATTCATTTTATTGAAGATTTGGTGAAATACGCAGACACGAAGCAAAGTTTAGACAAGCAGAATTTAAAAGGTTAGTTTAAAATCTTAATTCCAAATCTTATTTACAGATGTTAACTCCAAATATAATAATTAAACCCTAAAAGTGATTGCTTTTAGGGTTTTTTATCGTCATGTTGAGTTTGAAATAACGAATCTATCATATTCATCATTTTCGTAGCATCAATTGTTGGGTCTCCCACGTTGACTCTTGGGATCTCTTGTTGTACCGTTGCACGAGTTACAAGTGTTGCTTGGTTTGTAAACATATATTCGACTCCGGCCTTTTCTGCCATACGGATAACATTCATGTTGTACACACCAAAAGGATACGATAACCCATTGGCACGATGAGGTTTGAGTTGATTTTCTAGATATGTTTTTCCAAGCGATACATCATGGTAGATACGGTCTAGGTATTCTTTTTCCGTTTCGATACGACCCAATTCGCGGCGATAAACACGTCCTGCCAAGGCGCTAATTCGCTTGTTGTTCACGCCTAACTCGTAAGAGTGTGTATCAAAGGTGTGAGACTGCACTTGAAATAACGGGTGACGGTTAATGGTGCGATATTCTTCCCAGCTTGCATGAGGAAAAGCGAGTTTCTCTGGTGTAGGTTCTTTCGCGCGTTTCGTGTATCCAACGATAATAAAGAAGGTTGCTGGGATCCGCTTATCCTTTAACGCAGGGTAAGCATAAGTGAAGTCGCTCTGATAACCATCGTCGAAAGTAATGTGGTAGCCTTGCTTTGGCAAGGTTTTTAGAAACGAAAGACTATCATTGGCCCATAAATCCTGTTGCGTCGATAATTGATAGGATTGGTTTTCAGGAATCGAAGACAGTAAATGGCGCATTTCATTGGCTACCTTAATAAATTGCGTGAGTTGCTCATAAGTGATTGGCGCATAGGGGCTCTTTTCCAAGGCAATCAACTGTTCTTGAAAATGCTTAGGAGTAATTGACACTGGATTGTTAACTACGTTCGGGTCAATATGGTGATACGTCAAAACCACAAATGAAATTTCACTTAAGAGTGCATGCAATTGGTCTAATATAGGATGGCTAAAATGTGTTTCCGCACCAGTATCATA
The nucleotide sequence above comes from Desulfuribacillus stibiiarsenatis. Encoded proteins:
- the metK gene encoding methionine adenosyltransferase yields the protein MAEEKRRYLFTSESVTEGHPDKICDQISDSVLDAIFAEDPNARVACETSATTGLILVAGEITTACYVDIPKIVRKTINEIGYNSDFYFDGNTCAVLTAIDEQSPDIAMGVDRALEAKEGLMSDEEIEAIGAGDQGLVFGFAVNETEVLMPLPIYLAHNLSRRLADVRKNGTLNYLGPDGKTQVTVEYDGDKPVRIDAIVVSTQHKAEITLEQIKEDIRKHVIDPEVPANLIDENTKFFINPTGRFVIGGPVGDAGLTGRKIIVDTYGGYARHGGGAFSGKDPTKVDRSGAYAARYVAKNIVAAGLASKCEVQIAYAIGVARPVSVMVDTFGTGKVSETLLTDLVNKHFDLRPAGIIKMLDLRRPIYKKTAAYGHFGRNDLDLPWEKTDKAELLKQEAGL
- the csaB gene encoding polysaccharide pyruvyl transferase CsaB; the encoded protein is MPRILISGYYGFNNTGDDTVLDGIITALQQGYSEESSLELAVLSNQPELTAKLFGIQAYNRWSLSEIYEQLKKSDLLIMGGGSLLQDVTSPRSVIYYLGIAWLAKKMGKPIVFYAQGIGPITHSVSKHLMKHVANKVDIITVRDYKSLLELQGMGIHNPPMYLTTDPALAINPSHIDLTIGKRIFEKYGLHSTERIAGISIRVWRKERAYLDSLAAAADSLVTQGWKVVFIPMHHPMDIAPSQEIIRKMKHYQDAILIDEKNMNFRDVVSMIGNVQYMIGMRLHALILAGILGIPFTALSYDPKIDRFVESVGYPMPDHVETITTEKLLDDVSSKINHLEAQRNFLVEQVQKLKPSAQESARLALNILRDKNKPFSSNNSR
- a CDS encoding polysaccharide deacetylase family protein; the protein is MAEKKSVFYTSILSFLIIFSVLAISLMGYILWQALQTELVSQQTVTNVAPSVEEQADADVENIAGENPSLLENNELAIDQVPKNSAYDTGAETHFSHPILDQLHALLSEISFVVLTYHHIDPNVVNNPVSITPKHFQEQLIALEKSPYAPITYEQLTQFIKVANEMRHLLSSIPENQSYQLSTQQDLWANDSLSFLKTLPKQGYHITFDDGYQSDFTYAYPALKDKRIPATFFIIVGYTKRAKEPTPEKLAFPHASWEEYRTINRHPLFQVQSHTFDTHSYELGVNNKRISALAGRVYRRELGRIETEKEYLDRIYHDVSLGKTYLENQLKPHRANGLSYPFGVYNMNVIRMAEKAGVEYMFTNQATLVTRATVQQEIPRVNVGDPTIDATKMMNMIDSLFQTQHDDKKP
- a CDS encoding S8 family peptidase, which gives rise to MLFLREQRIILCIIIVLLLVVVPLEATDFVLSESSIPTDEITEEKIQDHFHEIIVKWRDGVNLPTIPGTALIDKDMEERIAKLAVHNHYKVQDVMYSVQNHADIEYVQPNYRYKIHARASQTSVRPVQATDPDIMKQWHLEAVSLPSAWTLSKGNSNIIIAILDTGVDLESPDLAANLVPGYNVLKPELPPKDDYGHGTQVASILGSIGNNQLGGAGVLWNAKIMPIKVLDRGGEGDDYSIGQGIRYAVRNGAKVIVLSLGDRLYSKHMDEAVRFAENEGVLLVAATGNNGSTVNYPAAFPTVLAVGAFDQNYKVPAYSNFGPEIDVVAPGQDIYTTTLRGQSVVNSGTSMSAPIVAGIAGLIYSKYPDMKPWQVRQLLRQSAVDMHEAGWDQRSGYGRVDAYRALTMVPEIDIWENNNTVEQSKVFPRDTKIYSALQGVNDVDWFYIDIKHRGKVNVPFNSDFQGLGVQWFRYVMNEQNEAGILTPVAYSPERNFESGRYYFRVSVVNWDRMIASLQQKSVHPSQFDQTSIEYQLEHLFTVAEDQYEVNNTIHQAALIDIMKIEYIEEGNPYITVQGTLHRDGDLDWYQLDLPNPGEVILEVVNDYGRLDPVLTISRTLSSTASRYTVIDDHPQGAGEYWRGNVEAGKFYFMVTDYQRAKHPIPYEIRITYIQKYVDSWEPNNQRYVAPAIMKDHDVYAFLNGNQDRDWFAFYIEEDTYVDIDFTALVPKHNLDGVEFAMNIFESTKGTYTYSKSVANMRELLYHNIFSPGVYYIELMKSGVESTNNLQIPYKLRLTKKPVGEINRANMKVVLKDLYNPELEKAVYELVNRNIVQGFPDQTYRPLKPLTRGELVTLILRSKNIDITKEALAIPKRLTNQDIQSNHWAYDAMKVAMQRKIIVGYQDQTLRPDAFVTRAELAVMLRRAHSESYQELKAIGNLPAMPDVAKQHWAHYDISINVWMGFVESFGDDYFKPDKNADREQVALALHRILERKL
- a CDS encoding LCP family protein, whose product is MTRKRMHKKTRTALIVITVIAVTIVVSAVLGVSVLKGFMKDSYKPLPGSTETPEQAAKDAKKNLDSFTILLLGVDSREGERGARSDTVILATVNPHLEEVMLLSLPRDTYVNIPKYGNTKLNHAMAYGDVPLVKETIENFLSIKIDHYMTIDFEGFREAIDVLGGINIDVPKNMRYYDPTDGTNINLKKGYQLLDGKNALDYVRFRADAEADYGRMRRQQEFIRAIAEKATEFTSVTRVIPFIEKVTSGVKTDIYPTKMELLIRKFFGVRGDAIQSFALESRSYIGNDGIWYVDITKQERERIRTTLTEFKKMKTKPAPLQEELSDKDTADNQSTKNQSNQSNKKAGVEGSR
- a CDS encoding glycosyltransferase family 4 protein, which produces MNTLFAYAGLFLMAISIALIATPLVKKLAILVGAVDQPDPRKVHTKIMPRMGGLAVYIAFMVTLAFELKFNIININSVLLNTTQFYGFLLGGTIIIIIGLIDDRYQISAKYKFLGQIIAAGVVMYAGIKVQFITLPFEGTFEFGWFSIPFTLLWIIGVTNALNLIDGLDGLAAGVASIALATVTIIGFAMGNTVVAFMALLLLGSTLGFLRYNFFPAKIFMGDTGALFLGYNLAIFSILGFKHVTLVSFIIPILILGVPIADTLFAILRRYLSKQPISIADKNHLHHCLLKKGWSHRTTVLIIYGISIFFSLTAIIFSQAEVWVAFTVLGVLFVITAIGAESINILNTRRQPIIHFIEDLVKYADTKQSLDKQNLKG
- a CDS encoding WecB/TagA/CpsF family glycosyltransferase, coding for MDRTNSSAIAPAVPTVDILGIPFSTMTLEETVQYCQTMIESGQPHHMVTANPEIVMMAQENQEFRNIIKKAQLITCDGTGVVWATQYTEFPAQERVTGYDVTLRLFDLCERDGYSVYFVGAKPAVIERAVVNVQKKWPKLTIAGYHHGYFGPGDEEKICDEIMEKKPSILFVALGAPNQEFWISKYKELLNVPLAIGVGGSFDVISGTVNRAPMLWQKLRIEWLYRLIQQPSRWRRMLLLPKFMIAVWKAKK